A stretch of the Gracilinanus agilis isolate LMUSP501 chromosome 4, AgileGrace, whole genome shotgun sequence genome encodes the following:
- the LOC123245500 gene encoding U6 snRNA-associated Sm-like protein LSm2 → MLFYSFFKSLVGKDVVVELKNDLSICGTLHSVDQYLNIKLTDISVTDPEKYPHMLSVKNCFIWGSVVRYVQLPADEVDTQLLQDAARKEAMQQKQ, encoded by the coding sequence ATGCTCTTCTATTCCTTCTTCAAGTCACTTGTGGGAAAAGATGTGGTCGTGGAACTCAAGAATGACTTGAGCATCTGTGGGACCCTGCACTCTGTGGACCAGTATCTCAACATCAAACTAACAGATATCAGTGTTACAGACCCAGAGAAATATCCTCACATGCTGTCTGTGAAGAACTGTTTTATCTGGGGCTCTGTGGTCAGATATGTGCAGCTGCCAGCAGACGAAGTTGATACCCAGCTCCTCCAGGATGCAGCTCGGAAGGAGGCTATGCAGCAGAAACAGTGA